Proteins encoded by one window of Kineosporia sp. NBRC 101731:
- a CDS encoding ABC transporter permease gives MNDALPSTLSLGLARTGLELKEFFRLRETVVFSFSFPVILLFVFGSVFDDDLAPGVSFTQYFTAGMIASGVVLSSFQTLAIGIAVERDDGTLKRLRGTPMPPMAYFLGKIGLVLVTSVLQTAILLAVGALLFHLELPTDPMLWLRFAWVFVLGTSAGTVLGIAYSSLARSSKSAAAVVTPVVIVLQFVSGVFFVFTDLPGWMQTLGSLFPLRWLAQGMRSVFLPADFAGAEVSGSWQLGLTALILTAWLVIGTALALRTFRWQRPGPR, from the coding sequence ATGAATGACGCTCTGCCGAGCACACTTTCGCTGGGTCTGGCGCGTACCGGGCTCGAGCTCAAGGAGTTCTTCCGGCTGCGCGAGACCGTGGTGTTCAGCTTCTCCTTCCCGGTGATCCTGCTGTTCGTGTTCGGATCGGTCTTCGACGACGACCTGGCCCCCGGGGTGTCGTTCACCCAGTACTTCACCGCCGGGATGATCGCGTCCGGTGTCGTCCTGTCCAGCTTCCAGACGCTGGCCATCGGGATCGCGGTCGAGCGCGACGACGGCACACTCAAGCGCCTGCGGGGCACCCCGATGCCGCCGATGGCCTATTTCCTCGGCAAGATCGGGCTGGTCCTGGTCACCAGCGTGCTGCAGACCGCGATCCTGCTGGCCGTCGGGGCCCTGCTGTTCCACCTCGAGCTCCCCACCGACCCGATGCTGTGGCTGCGGTTCGCCTGGGTCTTCGTGCTCGGGACCAGCGCCGGTACGGTGCTGGGCATCGCCTACTCGTCGCTCGCCCGCTCGTCGAAGAGTGCGGCGGCGGTGGTCACCCCGGTGGTGATCGTGCTGCAGTTCGTCTCCGGGGTGTTCTTCGTGTTCACCGATCTCCCGGGCTGGATGCAGACGCTCGGCTCGCTCTTCCCGCTGCGCTGGCTGGCCCAGGGCATGCGCTCGGTGTTCCTGCCCGCGGACTTCGCCGGGGCCGAGGTCTCCGGATCCTGGCAGCTCGGCCTGACGGCCCTGATACTGACGGCATGGCTGGTGATCGGGACGGCACTGGCCCTGCGGACCTTCCGCTGGCAGCGACCCGGCCCGCGGTGA
- the rplJ gene encoding 50S ribosomal protein L10, whose amino-acid sequence MARADKAATIAELTEKFRGSNAAVLTEYRGLTVSQLTQLRKSIAEHATYTVTKNTLTKLAAQNAGVTAFDGELAGPSAVAFVTGDAVEVAKSLRDFSKANPALVVKGGFLDGNPLTADEVRKLADLESREVLLAKMAGAMKASLTKAAVLFNAPLSKTVRTVDALRAKQAEGAPAAAESETAAETVEA is encoded by the coding sequence ATGGCACGGGCAGACAAGGCTGCGACGATCGCAGAACTCACCGAGAAGTTCCGCGGTTCCAACGCCGCGGTCCTGACCGAGTACCGAGGACTGACCGTCTCCCAGCTCACGCAGCTGCGTAAGAGCATCGCGGAGCACGCGACCTACACGGTCACCAAGAACACGCTGACGAAGCTGGCTGCGCAGAACGCCGGCGTCACGGCGTTCGACGGCGAGCTGGCCGGTCCGAGCGCGGTTGCGTTCGTCACCGGTGACGCGGTCGAGGTGGCCAAGAGCCTGCGTGACTTCTCGAAGGCGAACCCGGCGCTGGTCGTCAAGGGCGGTTTCCTTGACGGCAACCCGCTGACCGCCGACGAGGTGCGCAAGCTCGCCGACCTGGAGTCCCGCGAGGTGCTGCTGGCCAAGATGGCCGGCGCGATGAAGGCGTCCCTCACCAAGGCCGCCGTCCTCTTCAACGCCCCGCTCTCCAAGACGGTCCGGACTGTCGACGCCCTCCGGGCGAAGCAGGCCGAAGGCGCTCCCGCAGCTGCCGAGAGCGAGACCGCGGCCGAGACCGTGGAGGCCTGA
- the rplL gene encoding 50S ribosomal protein L7/L12: MAKLSTDELLDAFKELTLIELSEFVKAFEETFDVTAAAPVAVAAAGGAAPAEAAVEQDEFDVILEAAGDKKIQVIKEVRGLTSLGLKEAKDLVDGAPKAVLEKVAKDAAEKAKAALEGAGATVTLK; the protein is encoded by the coding sequence ATGGCGAAGCTCAGCACCGACGAACTGCTCGACGCCTTCAAGGAACTGACCCTGATCGAGCTCTCCGAGTTCGTGAAGGCGTTCGAGGAGACCTTCGACGTCACCGCCGCCGCCCCGGTTGCCGTGGCCGCCGCCGGTGGCGCCGCTCCGGCCGAGGCCGCTGTGGAGCAGGACGAGTTCGACGTCATCCTCGAGGCCGCCGGTGACAAGAAGATCCAGGTCATCAAGGAGGTCCGTGGCCTCACGAGCCTGGGTCTGAAGGAAGCCAAGGACCTGGTCGACGGCGCCCCGAAGGCCGTCCTCGAGAAGGTCGCCAAGGACGCTGCGGAGAAGGCCAAGGCTGCCCTCGAGGGCGCCGGCGCCACCGTCACCCTGAAGTGA
- a CDS encoding sensor histidine kinase: MAGDRDGTGPADLPLAATRPAVSTAPHVWNRFARGWGLGFAAFMVVAVIRLVTATDLSAAQRNLALVCIAAIVLAFLTFRPDMHVPGRGRPEIAYLLTVILATGVACGTDSSLALLLCIVFPQVWLFSPDHRTGVVLTGLLGLAATLGFMTGGGWTAENAGHTLPIMVLSTVFSGAFGLWIQGVIDQSAERSQLIEQLEQTRAELGRAHHTQGVQAERERLAREIHDTLAQGFTSIVMLAQVARAALPGEGSALDGKLALIESVARENLGEARSLVAAFSPVGLDGSTLADAVRRLAGRFGPETGIATDVSVTGDLTGLTRDREVVLLRATQEGLANVRRHAGARSVSVRLIGTAQHAMIEISDDGKGFTMEDEVAPRGFGLTGMRDRARAGGGGLEVASTPGRGTTITVRVPRDVTG, from the coding sequence ATGGCTGGTGATCGGGACGGCACTGGCCCTGCGGACCTTCCGCTGGCAGCGACCCGGCCCGCGGTGAGCACGGCGCCGCACGTCTGGAACCGTTTCGCCCGCGGGTGGGGCCTGGGGTTCGCGGCCTTCATGGTGGTGGCCGTCATCCGCCTGGTGACCGCCACCGATCTGAGCGCGGCGCAACGAAACCTCGCCCTGGTGTGCATCGCGGCGATCGTGCTGGCCTTCCTCACGTTCCGCCCCGACATGCACGTGCCGGGCCGCGGGCGACCCGAGATCGCCTATCTGCTGACCGTGATCCTCGCGACCGGGGTGGCGTGCGGCACGGACTCGTCACTGGCCCTGCTGCTGTGCATCGTGTTCCCGCAGGTGTGGTTGTTCTCGCCGGACCATCGGACCGGCGTGGTCCTGACCGGCCTGCTCGGGCTGGCCGCCACGCTCGGCTTCATGACCGGGGGTGGCTGGACCGCGGAGAACGCCGGCCACACGCTCCCGATCATGGTGCTGAGCACCGTGTTCTCCGGCGCGTTCGGCCTCTGGATCCAGGGTGTGATCGATCAGTCGGCCGAAAGGTCGCAGCTGATCGAGCAACTCGAGCAGACCCGGGCGGAGCTCGGGCGCGCGCACCACACCCAGGGTGTGCAGGCCGAGCGTGAACGACTGGCCCGGGAGATCCACGACACCCTGGCCCAGGGCTTCACGAGCATCGTGATGCTCGCGCAGGTGGCCCGGGCGGCACTGCCCGGGGAAGGTTCGGCACTCGACGGAAAGCTCGCTCTGATCGAGTCGGTCGCTCGCGAAAACCTCGGCGAGGCAAGATCTCTGGTTGCCGCCTTTTCCCCGGTCGGGCTGGACGGAAGCACCCTGGCCGACGCGGTACGCCGGCTCGCCGGCCGGTTCGGGCCGGAGACCGGGATCGCTACTGACGTCTCGGTGACGGGCGACCTGACCGGTCTCACCCGGGATCGTGAGGTGGTGCTGCTGCGCGCCACCCAGGAGGGCCTGGCGAACGTGCGGCGACATGCGGGTGCCCGTTCGGTCTCGGTGCGACTGATCGGTACGGCGCAGCACGCGATGATCGAGATTTCGGACGACGGCAAGGGTTTCACGATGGAGGACGAGGTGGCACCACGCGGTTTCGGGCTCACGGGGATGCGTGACCGGGCCCGGGCGGGCGGTGGCGGCCTCGAGGTGGCCAGCACCCCCGGCCGGGGCACGACGATCACCGTACGGGTACCGAGGGACGTGACCGGGTGA
- the rplK gene encoding 50S ribosomal protein L11 encodes MPPKKKAKVSALIKLQINAGQATPAPPIGPALGQHGVNIMEFCKAYNAKTEGQRGSVVPVEITVYEDRSFTFITKTPPASELIKKAAGVPKGSGEPHKTKVGTLTAAQIREIAQTKLEDLNAADLDNASRIIAGTARSMGITVQG; translated from the coding sequence ATGCCCCCCAAGAAGAAGGCCAAGGTCTCAGCTCTGATCAAGCTGCAGATCAATGCTGGCCAGGCCACTCCCGCCCCGCCGATCGGCCCTGCGCTCGGTCAGCACGGCGTGAACATCATGGAGTTCTGCAAGGCGTACAACGCCAAGACCGAAGGCCAGCGCGGCAGCGTGGTGCCGGTGGAGATCACGGTCTACGAAGACCGTTCCTTCACCTTCATCACCAAGACCCCGCCGGCCTCCGAGCTGATCAAGAAGGCTGCGGGCGTTCCCAAGGGCTCCGGCGAGCCCCACAAGACCAAGGTCGGCACGCTCACCGCCGCCCAGATCCGGGAGATCGCCCAGACCAAGCTCGAGGATCTGAACGCCGCCGATCTGGACAACGCGTCCCGGATCATCGCCGGCACCGCCCGCTCGATGGGCATCACGGTCCAGGGCTGA
- the nusG gene encoding transcription termination/antitermination protein NusG produces MSENTSQVTEEKIDLAAKAAEADSDAAATDEVADALEQDELTSADEADETDRSDEADETDETPTAGADDEPAVDPVEEFKAGLRRAPGDWYVIHSYAGYENRVKANLENRTTSLNMEDYIFQVEVPMEDVTEIKNGQRKQVRRVRIPGYVLVRMDLTDESWGAVRHTPGVTGFVGHTHQPVPLSLNEVFSMLAPALEPTENAGTSKSSGKSEVKVVDFEVGETVTVMEGPFETLPATISEINADAQKLKVLVSIFGRETPVELSFADVSKI; encoded by the coding sequence GTGTCCGAGAACACCTCGCAAGTCACCGAGGAGAAGATCGACCTCGCCGCCAAGGCAGCTGAGGCCGATTCCGACGCCGCCGCCACCGATGAGGTGGCGGACGCCCTCGAGCAGGACGAGCTCACCTCGGCCGACGAAGCTGACGAGACCGACCGGTCGGACGAGGCCGATGAGACCGACGAGACCCCGACCGCCGGTGCGGACGACGAGCCCGCTGTCGACCCGGTCGAGGAGTTCAAGGCCGGTCTGCGCCGCGCCCCGGGCGACTGGTACGTGATCCACTCTTACGCGGGTTACGAGAACCGGGTCAAGGCCAACCTCGAGAACCGCACCACGAGCCTCAACATGGAGGATTACATCTTCCAGGTCGAGGTCCCGATGGAAGACGTCACCGAGATCAAGAACGGTCAGCGCAAGCAGGTCCGCCGGGTGCGCATTCCCGGTTACGTCCTGGTGCGCATGGACCTCACCGACGAGTCCTGGGGCGCCGTCCGGCACACCCCGGGCGTCACCGGTTTCGTCGGGCACACGCACCAGCCGGTGCCGTTGAGCCTGAACGAGGTGTTCTCGATGCTCGCCCCGGCCCTGGAGCCGACGGAGAACGCGGGCACCAGCAAGAGCTCCGGCAAGTCTGAGGTGAAGGTCGTCGACTTCGAGGTCGGCGAGACCGTCACCGTGATGGAAGGGCCGTTCGAGACCCTGCCGGCCACCATCTCCGAGATCAACGCCGACGCCCAGAAGCTCAAGGTGCTGGTCTCGATCTTCGGTCGGGAGACTCCGGTCGAACTGTCGTTCGCCGACGTCTCCAAGATCTGA
- a CDS encoding response regulator yields MIAILLVEDDPGDVLMTREALEGTGLASRLNVVGDGAQALDFLYKRGEYTDAPTPDLILLDLNLPKVHGREVLAQVKDDPQLRQIPVVVLTTSEAEEDVLHSYDLHANAYVTKPVDFEQFVKVVRHIDDFFVSIVRLPRR; encoded by the coding sequence GTGATAGCGATCCTGCTGGTCGAGGACGACCCGGGCGATGTCCTGATGACGCGGGAGGCCCTGGAGGGCACCGGTCTCGCCAGCCGGCTGAACGTGGTGGGGGACGGGGCGCAGGCCCTGGACTTCCTCTACAAGCGCGGCGAGTACACCGACGCGCCGACACCCGACCTGATCCTGCTCGACCTGAATCTGCCCAAGGTGCACGGCCGCGAGGTGCTGGCCCAGGTCAAGGACGACCCGCAGCTGCGGCAGATCCCGGTGGTGGTGCTGACCACCTCGGAGGCTGAGGAAGACGTGCTGCACAGCTACGACCTGCACGCCAACGCCTACGTGACCAAGCCGGTGGACTTCGAGCAGTTCGTGAAGGTGGTGCGTCACATCGACGACTTCTTCGTGAGCATCGTCCGGCTGCCCCGGCGCTGA
- the secE gene encoding preprotein translocase subunit SecE: protein MSSTSSTKKRRGGPLLFLRQVVAELRKVVRPTRNELITYTSVVLVFVMAVMLYVSALDFGFGKFVLWAFGGGS from the coding sequence GTGAGCAGCACGTCATCGACGAAGAAGCGCAGGGGCGGGCCGTTGCTCTTCCTGCGGCAGGTCGTGGCCGAGCTGCGGAAGGTTGTCCGGCCGACCCGGAACGAACTGATCACCTACACGTCTGTAGTGCTGGTCTTCGTCATGGCCGTGATGCTGTACGTGTCGGCGCTGGACTTCGGCTTCGGCAAGTTCGTGCTCTGGGCGTTCGGCGGCGGCAGCTAA
- the rplA gene encoding 50S ribosomal protein L1 translates to MKRSKSYRAAAEKIDSSELYSPLDAVKLAKETSNTKYDATVEVAFRLGVDPRKADQMVRGTVNLPNGTGKTVRVLVFATGDRAAQAEAAGADIVGSDDLITKIQGGFLDFDAVVATPDLMGKVGRLGKVLGPRGLMPNPKTGTVTMDVAKAVEEIKGGKIEFRTDKHANLHFIIGKTSFTETQLVQNYAAAIDEVMRLKPSAAKGRYLKKATMTTTMGPGIPVDPTQVRVLVEDQA, encoded by the coding sequence ATGAAGCGCAGCAAGTCCTACCGCGCAGCGGCGGAGAAGATCGACAGCTCCGAGCTGTACTCCCCGCTTGACGCGGTCAAGCTGGCCAAGGAGACGTCGAACACCAAGTACGACGCCACCGTCGAGGTCGCATTCCGCCTGGGTGTCGACCCGCGTAAGGCCGACCAGATGGTCCGCGGCACCGTGAACCTGCCGAACGGCACCGGCAAGACCGTCCGGGTGCTGGTCTTCGCCACCGGTGACCGTGCCGCGCAGGCCGAGGCCGCGGGCGCCGACATCGTCGGCTCCGACGACCTGATCACGAAGATCCAGGGCGGCTTCCTCGACTTCGACGCCGTCGTCGCCACTCCCGACCTGATGGGCAAGGTCGGGCGTCTGGGTAAGGTGCTGGGCCCGCGTGGCCTGATGCCGAACCCGAAGACCGGCACGGTGACGATGGATGTCGCCAAGGCGGTCGAGGAGATCAAGGGCGGAAAGATCGAGTTCCGCACCGACAAGCACGCCAACCTGCACTTCATCATCGGGAAGACCTCGTTCACCGAGACCCAGCTGGTGCAGAACTACGCGGCCGCGATCGACGAGGTCATGCGCCTCAAGCCGTCCGCCGCGAAGGGTCGCTACTTGAAGAAGGCGACCATGACCACCACCATGGGCCCGGGCATCCCGGTCGACCCGACCCAGGTGCGTGTGCTGGTCGAAGACCAGGCCTGA
- a CDS encoding ATP-binding protein → MTQTQSVAGDTLWERIRQPRVWGVHGRIAAALVVVVALLTGVVTAAVVTLLETRQVQREVVRDYYDGLRSSQNYFIAMLDSETAIRGYALTHDKSALDPLNDSGQPWDHPVSGNLDTVLPDTSVVPKMQEAEKAAQVWYYEWAAPTIQSLEDGADLTEADFTEGRQLFDVFRARYTEAINILRPEREKAADHLGEVTNLGFAIGVLSAIICLVAGVVLWILMRRWVSRPVAFLAGEARIVANGELSHQVIGIGPPEFVQLGADVEMMRHRLISEVEKAEQARRETLQARTILEEQTQELQRSNRELEQFAYVASHDLQEPLRKVASFCQMLQRRYGGQLDDRADQYIHFAVDGAKRMQQLINDLLEFSRVGRLSTPSADVDLSECLANALLNLETAKEESAAEVTADDLPVVHGEAPLLTQVLQNLIGNAIKFRAGAAPRIRITTRRDGDFWEFTCTDNGIGIEQEYADRVFLIFQRLHAKEAYGGTGIGLAMCKKIIEYHGGKIWVEPPAADAVPEPRDGVWEPGQDGPGTTIRWTLPVNSDLKVLESEPTVKVMR, encoded by the coding sequence GTGACACAGACGCAGTCCGTGGCCGGCGACACCCTGTGGGAGCGGATCCGGCAGCCCCGGGTCTGGGGTGTCCACGGCCGCATCGCCGCCGCCCTGGTCGTGGTGGTGGCGCTACTCACCGGGGTGGTCACCGCGGCTGTGGTGACCCTGCTGGAGACCCGGCAGGTGCAGCGTGAGGTGGTCCGGGACTATTACGACGGGCTGCGTTCGTCGCAGAACTACTTCATCGCGATGCTCGACTCGGAGACCGCGATCCGCGGTTACGCGCTGACCCACGACAAGTCCGCGCTGGACCCGCTGAACGACTCGGGCCAGCCCTGGGACCATCCGGTCTCCGGCAACCTGGACACGGTGCTGCCCGACACCAGCGTGGTGCCGAAGATGCAGGAGGCCGAGAAGGCCGCCCAGGTCTGGTACTACGAGTGGGCCGCCCCGACGATCCAGTCGCTCGAGGACGGCGCGGACCTCACCGAGGCCGACTTCACCGAAGGGCGTCAGCTCTTCGACGTCTTCCGGGCCCGCTACACCGAGGCCATCAATATCCTGCGCCCGGAGCGGGAGAAGGCCGCCGACCATCTGGGCGAGGTGACCAACCTGGGCTTCGCCATCGGCGTGCTCAGCGCGATCATCTGCCTGGTCGCCGGCGTGGTGCTGTGGATCCTGATGCGGCGCTGGGTGAGCCGGCCGGTGGCGTTCCTGGCCGGTGAGGCCCGGATCGTGGCCAACGGTGAGCTGAGCCATCAGGTCATCGGCATCGGCCCTCCGGAGTTCGTGCAGCTGGGTGCCGATGTCGAGATGATGCGCCACCGGCTGATCAGCGAGGTCGAGAAGGCCGAACAGGCCCGGCGCGAGACGCTGCAGGCCCGGACGATCCTCGAGGAGCAGACGCAGGAGCTGCAGCGGTCGAACCGGGAGCTCGAGCAGTTCGCCTACGTCGCCTCGCACGACCTGCAGGAGCCGCTGCGCAAGGTGGCGAGCTTCTGCCAGATGCTGCAGCGGCGGTATGGCGGGCAGCTCGACGACCGGGCCGACCAGTACATCCACTTCGCGGTGGACGGGGCCAAGCGCATGCAGCAGCTGATCAACGACCTGCTGGAGTTCTCCCGGGTGGGCCGGCTCAGCACGCCCTCCGCAGACGTGGACCTGTCCGAGTGCCTGGCGAACGCACTGCTGAACCTGGAGACGGCCAAGGAGGAGTCGGCGGCCGAGGTCACCGCCGACGATCTGCCGGTGGTGCACGGTGAGGCGCCGCTCCTGACCCAGGTGCTGCAGAACCTGATCGGCAACGCGATCAAGTTCCGGGCCGGCGCGGCTCCCCGGATCCGGATCACCACCCGCCGGGACGGCGATTTCTGGGAGTTCACCTGCACCGACAACGGCATCGGCATCGAGCAGGAGTACGCCGACCGGGTCTTCCTGATCTTCCAGCGCCTGCACGCCAAGGAGGCCTACGGGGGCACCGGCATCGGGCTGGCCATGTGCAAGAAGATCATCGAGTACCACGGCGGGAAGATCTGGGTCGAGCCCCCGGCCGCCGACGCGGTACCGGAGCCCCGGGACGGTGTCTGGGAGCCCGGCCAGGACGGTCCGGGTACCACCATCCGCTGGACCCTGCCGGTCAACTCCGACCTGAAGGTGCTGGAGTCCGAGCCCACGGTGAAGGTGATGCGGTGA
- a CDS encoding fused response regulator/phosphatase, with the protein MYETERLEEPAARSESRLLLVEDDDGDALIVEDLLDLAGSDFEIVRARSLKQARDLLRRNRFGCVLLDLGLPDGQGLDVVHALLDEASDVAVICFTGLDDERSGAAAVAAGAQDYLVKGQVDGELLSRAIRYAMERRRAEEQSRQLYASEVRAGEYARLERGLLPLTQTRDPALGVTARYRPQAGDLLGADFYDVVEAPDGRVFVLIGGVAGHGPEEAALGVSLRVAWRALVMAGVDPNRLLPVLEDVLIRERRSDEIFVQATLCVIDADRLTAHLWLAAHLPPVLLDPVPTPLPGDPASLALGLLPPGAWRGRKITLPTRWRLLFYTDGLVEGSRGHGMPHELGVPGLLDLARSSRVISDDGADVVDDLLDRVQGAHGGELPDDVAVIAVQWPREFQ; encoded by the coding sequence GTGTACGAAACTGAACGACTGGAAGAACCGGCGGCACGCTCGGAGAGCAGGCTGCTGCTCGTCGAGGACGACGACGGTGACGCGCTGATCGTCGAGGATCTCCTGGACCTTGCCGGCAGCGACTTCGAGATCGTTCGCGCCCGCAGTCTCAAGCAGGCCCGCGACCTCCTGCGTCGCAACCGCTTCGGCTGCGTCCTGCTCGACCTCGGCCTGCCCGACGGGCAGGGCCTCGACGTCGTGCACGCCTTGCTCGACGAGGCCTCCGACGTCGCGGTCATCTGTTTCACCGGCCTGGACGACGAGCGCTCGGGGGCCGCCGCGGTCGCCGCCGGCGCTCAGGACTACCTGGTCAAGGGCCAGGTCGACGGTGAGCTGCTGAGCCGGGCGATCCGTTATGCGATGGAGCGCCGCCGGGCCGAGGAGCAGTCCCGTCAGCTCTACGCCAGCGAGGTGCGGGCCGGGGAGTACGCCCGTCTGGAACGTGGCCTGCTGCCGCTCACCCAGACCCGCGACCCCGCCCTCGGCGTCACCGCCCGCTACCGCCCACAGGCCGGTGACCTGCTCGGAGCCGACTTCTACGACGTGGTCGAGGCTCCCGACGGCCGGGTCTTCGTGCTGATCGGCGGCGTCGCCGGGCACGGACCGGAAGAGGCCGCGCTCGGGGTCAGCCTGCGGGTCGCCTGGCGGGCCCTGGTGATGGCCGGGGTGGACCCGAACCGTCTGCTGCCGGTGCTGGAAGACGTGCTGATCCGTGAGCGGCGCTCGGACGAGATCTTCGTGCAGGCCACGCTCTGCGTGATCGACGCCGACCGGCTCACCGCGCACCTGTGGCTCGCCGCCCACCTGCCGCCGGTCCTGCTCGACCCGGTGCCCACGCCGCTGCCGGGTGACCCGGCCAGCCTGGCGCTCGGCCTGCTCCCGCCCGGTGCCTGGCGGGGCCGCAAGATCACCCTGCCCACCCGGTGGCGGCTGCTCTTCTACACCGACGGTCTGGTCGAGGGCTCTCGCGGCCACGGTATGCCGCACGAACTGGGTGTGCCCGGTCTGCTCGACCTGGCCCGGTCCAGCCGCGTGATCAGTGACGACGGTGCCGACGTGGTGGACGACCTGCTCGATCGGGTGCAGGGTGCGCACGGGGGAGAGCTACCCGACGATGTCGCGGTGATCGCCGTGCAGTGGCCCCGAGAATTCCAGTGA
- a CDS encoding ABC transporter ATP-binding protein: MDTDSLPIRVRGLAKRYGDLVAVRDLDLDVRAGEIFALLGPNGAGKTTTTEILEGFRERDGGEVSVLGQDPQQAGRAWRARIGIVLQTSNDYAELSVGELVGHFARYYPRPRDVDEVIQAVGLEPKRNTRVRALSGGQRRRLDVALGIVGSPDLLFLDEPTTGFDPQARRSFWELIRLLRDEGTTILLTTHYLDEAEQLAGRVGVIVGGRLIEVNTPAQLGGRQGRQARVVWRDGEELTDTPTSTVAHLSQRYDGEVPDLQVLRPTLEDIYLGMIGAGHE, from the coding sequence ATGGATACCGATTCCCTACCCATCCGGGTCCGCGGCCTGGCGAAACGCTACGGCGACCTGGTCGCGGTGAGAGATCTCGACCTCGACGTCCGGGCCGGGGAGATCTTCGCGCTGCTGGGTCCCAACGGGGCCGGCAAGACCACCACGACCGAGATCCTCGAGGGATTCCGCGAGCGCGACGGTGGTGAGGTCAGTGTGCTCGGGCAGGACCCCCAGCAGGCCGGACGGGCCTGGCGGGCCCGGATCGGCATCGTGCTGCAGACCTCGAACGACTACGCCGAGCTGAGTGTCGGTGAGCTGGTCGGGCACTTCGCCCGGTACTACCCGCGACCCCGTGACGTGGACGAGGTGATCCAGGCCGTGGGTCTGGAGCCGAAGCGGAACACCCGGGTGCGGGCCCTGTCCGGTGGGCAGCGGCGGCGTCTGGACGTGGCGCTGGGCATCGTCGGTTCTCCCGATCTGCTGTTCCTCGACGAGCCGACGACGGGGTTCGACCCGCAGGCCCGGCGCTCGTTCTGGGAACTGATCCGGCTGCTGCGGGACGAGGGCACGACGATCCTGCTGACCACGCACTACCTGGACGAGGCCGAGCAGCTGGCCGGGCGGGTCGGGGTGATCGTGGGCGGACGGCTGATCGAGGTGAACACGCCGGCCCAGCTGGGCGGGCGGCAGGGGCGGCAGGCCCGGGTGGTGTGGCGGGACGGCGAGGAGCTCACCGATACCCCGACCAGCACGGTGGCGCACCTGTCGCAGCGGTACGACGGCGAGGTGCCGGATCTTCAGGTGCTGCGCCCGACCCTGGAGGACATCTATCTCGGAATGATCGGAGCGGGCCATGAATGA